One stretch of Methanobacterium veterum DNA includes these proteins:
- a CDS encoding MFS transporter, translating into MENNNNIKLTTLIIATLASFVSPFIAAAINIALPAIGSEFQTNAILLSWIPTSFLLASAMFAVPFGRLADIFGMKRIFTYGIITFTIASFLCAAAPSSMFLLAFLVLQGIGSAMIFVTSIAIVTHVFPPKERGKALGITITSVYVSLALGPVLGGIMTQVLGWRSLFLLMIPVGLIVLALTFWKLREEWAACKGEKFDLWGSVVYSISLFLIIYGFSLLPEITGAISTALGIIGMIGFVILELKTKSPVFEVKLFKNATFAFSNLASLISYSATFAVVFLLSLYLQYIKGLSPGNAGLILIAQPVVMAILAPIAGRLSDKYNPRLIASLGMALTTIGLLLFVFLNANTSYEFIIAGLIILGAGFGLFSSPNTNAIMGSVEKRFYGVASASVGTMRLIGQTLSMGTVLIIFALYIGNVQIMPSEYPALLLSVQIAFIVFTVLCFVGIFASLAKSRESKQ; encoded by the coding sequence ATGGAAAATAACAACAATATTAAACTAACAACTTTAATTATTGCAACACTGGCATCATTTGTTTCGCCGTTTATTGCAGCAGCAATCAATATCGCGCTTCCTGCAATTGGATCAGAATTTCAAACAAACGCTATTTTATTAAGCTGGATACCTACCTCATTTTTACTTGCATCTGCCATGTTTGCAGTTCCATTTGGGAGATTAGCAGACATATTTGGGATGAAGCGCATTTTTACATATGGAATTATAACTTTTACCATCGCATCATTTCTATGTGCAGCTGCACCTTCATCAATGTTTCTCCTTGCATTCCTGGTCCTTCAGGGAATTGGATCTGCAATGATATTTGTTACCAGCATAGCAATTGTAACCCACGTATTTCCACCAAAGGAAAGGGGAAAAGCCCTTGGAATAACAATAACATCAGTATATGTGAGTTTAGCACTGGGGCCTGTCTTAGGGGGAATAATGACACAGGTTTTAGGCTGGAGAAGCCTTTTCCTCTTAATGATACCTGTAGGCTTAATAGTTCTTGCACTCACTTTCTGGAAATTAAGGGAAGAATGGGCAGCATGTAAAGGTGAAAAATTCGATTTATGGGGTTCTGTAGTTTACAGTATATCACTTTTCCTGATTATATACGGATTTTCATTACTTCCAGAAATAACAGGAGCCATATCAACTGCTCTTGGAATAATTGGAATGATAGGCTTTGTTATACTGGAATTAAAAACAAAAAGCCCTGTATTTGAGGTTAAGCTGTTTAAAAATGCAACTTTCGCATTTTCTAATTTAGCATCATTGATCAGTTACAGCGCCACATTTGCAGTGGTTTTCCTCCTGAGCCTGTATTTGCAGTACATAAAAGGTTTAAGCCCAGGAAATGCAGGGCTGATTTTAATAGCCCAACCAGTTGTTATGGCCATATTAGCTCCTATTGCAGGCAGGCTTTCAGATAAATACAATCCACGTTTAATCGCATCTCTTGGTATGGCACTTACAACAATAGGTCTTCTGTTATTCGTCTTTTTAAACGCAAATACAAGCTACGAATTTATAATAGCAGGCCTAATTATACTCGGTGCAGGGTTTGGACTTTTCTCATCTCCAAATACCAATGCAATCATGGGGTCTGTTGAAAAGAGATTTTATGGAGTGGCATCTGCATCTGTTGGAACAATGAGACTAATTGGGCAGACACTGAGTATGGGAACAGTTCTAATCATTTTCGCCCTGTACATAGGAAATGTTCAAATTATGCCTTCTGAGTATCCTGCACTTCTGTTGAGTGTTCAGATCGCCTTTATCGTGTTCACGGTGCTTTGTTTTGTTGGTATATTTGCTTCACTGGCTAAAAGTAGGGAAAGTAAGCAGTAG
- a CDS encoding AAA family ATPase: MIFKTLSLNNIRSYKNNESIAFPIGTSLFEGDIGSGKSTLLMAIEFALFGLGNQKGDSLLRKGSKKGSVTLEFGIGEDNYLVQRSLIRKENDGPVRQEKGILGINGAKLELSPSEIKEKILKILNFKEPLNPRAQSVIFRYAVYTPQEEMKYILSQKPDERLQTLRKAFGIEDYKIAAENANILSRSIKDKLIELKTETKDLDDKKQELFVLKGNLDANKTKNTKSQARGEELDILQKTQKETLEKLQESELELKKIQVEIPHLKKQIEEKEKLSIKYQDEIKTCGEENKLKFIPQIETLEKIEKPTNETEEDLNSKLTAIRKIIKEHDSLKSNLALLNDSKQSTENELGENKNKTSEELLKEKDALILKIKEKYDAFKLDKEQVQKISEDIYKLDVEKSETLKKLNNVNGLGELCPICGSVLNEEHKKNLKNESDEKIKKMNSRSKILSHVELKGKKQLESEEIEIKTLENNLNDLKLLIEKVSRLDDLKNKINSIYMKLNRFDNDLKLIIDSTVEFDETDKYITHFETLLDKLKEYNQSQKDLENFKYQFKKNFDKIKENEGNIVVLTAEINSLRQNLVTFQGKLKELKNIPNEIAEVKFNYQKTEEEFQAVKEKIVETKTIVEKLQEDISKVKDEINKKENLKKQLDKFNDYHIWLNDYLIPTLSLIEKHVMQKRYEEFNGDFQKWFSILIEDISKTAKIDEEFTPIVEQDGFEQDINYLSGGEKTSVALAYRLALNNIVQKVSTGMKSNLLILDEPTDGFSREQLYKVREILNELDCPQVIIVSHERELGSFADNVFKVEKIDGNSCVTLSG; encoded by the coding sequence ATGATTTTTAAGACGCTTTCATTAAACAACATAAGGAGCTATAAAAATAATGAATCTATAGCGTTTCCAATTGGAACATCGCTCTTTGAGGGAGATATAGGTTCTGGAAAGTCCACACTATTGATGGCTATCGAATTTGCTCTTTTTGGTCTTGGAAATCAGAAAGGTGATTCTCTACTTCGAAAAGGTTCAAAAAAAGGATCGGTAACTTTAGAATTTGGTATTGGTGAAGATAATTATTTAGTTCAACGTTCTTTAATACGAAAAGAAAACGACGGACCAGTTAGGCAAGAAAAAGGAATTTTAGGCATTAATGGTGCAAAACTGGAGCTATCTCCATCTGAAATCAAGGAGAAAATTTTAAAAATTCTCAATTTCAAGGAACCCCTTAACCCCCGGGCCCAAAGTGTCATATTCAGATATGCAGTTTATACACCCCAAGAAGAGATGAAATATATACTCTCCCAAAAGCCTGATGAAAGGCTCCAAACTTTAAGAAAAGCTTTTGGTATAGAAGATTACAAAATCGCTGCTGAAAATGCAAATATACTGTCCAGGTCAATTAAAGATAAACTCATTGAACTGAAGACTGAAACAAAAGACTTAGATGATAAAAAACAGGAATTATTTGTGTTAAAGGGTAACTTAGATGCAAATAAAACTAAAAATACAAAATCTCAGGCACGCGGGGAAGAGCTGGATATTTTACAAAAAACCCAGAAGGAAACACTTGAAAAACTTCAGGAGTCAGAATTAGAGCTTAAAAAGATACAAGTTGAAATCCCTCATCTAAAAAAACAAATTGAAGAAAAAGAAAAACTGTCCATCAAATACCAAGATGAAATTAAAACCTGCGGGGAAGAAAATAAGCTGAAGTTTATCCCTCAAATTGAAACCCTGGAAAAAATTGAAAAACCCACAAATGAAACTGAAGAAGACCTGAACAGTAAACTGACCGCTATTAGAAAAATTATCAAAGAACACGACAGTTTAAAATCTAACCTAGCTCTCTTAAATGACAGTAAACAGTCAACTGAAAATGAACTTGGGGAAAATAAAAATAAAACTTCTGAGGAGCTTTTAAAGGAAAAAGATGCATTAATTCTTAAAATAAAAGAAAAATACGATGCTTTCAAGCTTGATAAGGAACAGGTGCAGAAAATTTCTGAAGATATATACAAATTAGATGTTGAAAAATCAGAAACTCTGAAAAAATTGAACAATGTGAATGGTTTGGGCGAATTATGCCCTATCTGCGGCAGCGTATTAAATGAAGAGCATAAAAAGAATTTGAAGAATGAAAGCGACGAAAAAATCAAGAAAATGAATTCAAGATCAAAAATATTAAGCCATGTAGAGCTAAAAGGGAAAAAACAGTTAGAATCAGAAGAAATAGAAATAAAAACCCTTGAAAATAATTTAAATGACTTAAAATTATTAATAGAGAAGGTATCACGTTTAGATGATTTAAAAAATAAGATTAATTCTATTTACATGAAACTAAATAGATTTGATAATGATTTAAAATTAATAATAGACAGTACTGTTGAATTTGATGAAACTGACAAATATATAACTCATTTTGAAACCCTGCTTGATAAACTCAAAGAGTACAACCAGAGCCAGAAGGATTTAGAGAACTTTAAATATCAATTTAAAAAGAATTTTGATAAAATAAAAGAAAATGAGGGAAATATTGTTGTTTTAACTGCAGAAATTAATTCATTAAGACAGAATTTAGTCACTTTCCAGGGAAAGTTAAAAGAATTAAAAAATATACCTAATGAGATTGCTGAGGTAAAATTCAATTACCAGAAAACAGAGGAAGAGTTCCAGGCAGTGAAAGAAAAAATAGTTGAGACCAAAACCATTGTAGAAAAACTGCAAGAGGATATATCAAAAGTTAAAGATGAAATCAATAAAAAGGAAAACCTCAAGAAACAGTTAGACAAGTTCAATGATTATCATATCTGGCTCAACGACTATTTGATTCCTACACTCAGCTTGATAGAAAAACATGTGATGCAGAAAAGGTATGAAGAGTTTAATGGCGATTTCCAGAAATGGTTCAGTATCCTGATTGAAGACATCTCAAAAACAGCTAAAATTGACGAAGAATTTACACCAATTGTAGAACAGGACGGCTTTGAACAGGATATCAATTATTTAAGCGGCGGCGAAAAAACCAGTGTGGCATTAGCCTACCGTTTAGCCCTAAATAATATCGTTCAGAAAGTTTCTACAGGAATGAAATCCAATTTGTTGATATTAGATGAACCGACTGATGGGTTCAGCAGGGAACAGTTATATAAAGTTAGAGAAATTTTAAATGAACTGGACTGCCCGCAGGTAATCATTGTATCTCATGAAAGAGAACTTGGGAGCTTTGCAGACAATGTATTTAAAGTGGAAAAAATCGATGGAAATTCCTGCGTTACTTTAAGCGGATAA
- a CDS encoding ATP-binding protein — protein MTNERGQIIGGGLKDIIIREKNGENLELGELLIVENASQSDERNYTILQVKDIEYKSQAHQSTHELLSGMKLEGYDPDLEFMEPELTNYNLGRAKSLLYVQEKITGGEREYITKSPKRLPNFFSPIKSIEESDLKFLEPKNIENSIYLGDIRSGSTVEEGIKVYIDLIKSLTHHILIPATTGRGKSNLVKVMLWSILDTEGAGILVLDPHDEYYGDSIKIGLRYHPKKDEKLEYYSPDKDNDDAVTLAINVKKIRPYHFSGIGGFSSAQTEAIRTIYNKYKSNWITKIAKGIDRDVLKEMGVHEGTAEVLKRKIETKLGVYSVDIDEDNPAMGKKCIFNSNLFVGGDYGLSTVEDIVGALEDEKVVIIDSSKLSDFEELFIGSIITSNIFNKYKRYNSKELNNKPVISIVIEEAPRVLGQDAIESHGGNIYGTIAREGRKFKIGLIAITQLSSVIPRAILANMNTKIILGNEMSPERSAIINSASQDLSDDERIIASLDKGEAIVSSVFTRFAIPIYTPEFKKYVKEYLDEIPQDKTKDLKTMVIG, from the coding sequence ATGACTAATGAAAGAGGCCAAATTATAGGCGGCGGACTAAAAGATATTATCATAAGAGAAAAAAATGGCGAAAATTTAGAACTTGGTGAACTTTTAATTGTTGAAAATGCCTCCCAATCAGACGAAAGAAATTATACTATCCTTCAAGTTAAAGATATTGAATATAAAAGCCAGGCCCATCAATCCACCCATGAACTGCTTTCAGGTATGAAATTAGAAGGCTACGACCCTGATCTTGAGTTTATGGAACCCGAGTTGACCAATTATAATTTAGGACGAGCTAAGTCATTACTCTATGTTCAGGAAAAGATAACAGGCGGTGAAAGAGAATATATCACCAAAAGTCCAAAAAGACTGCCTAATTTTTTCAGTCCCATTAAATCCATTGAAGAATCCGATTTAAAATTCCTGGAGCCAAAAAATATCGAAAATTCAATTTATTTAGGCGATATTAGAAGTGGCTCAACTGTAGAAGAAGGAATTAAAGTTTATATTGACTTGATTAAATCATTGACACATCACATTTTAATCCCGGCTACAACAGGTAGAGGGAAGAGTAATTTAGTTAAAGTAATGCTCTGGAGTATTTTAGATACTGAAGGAGCAGGCATTCTTGTTTTAGATCCTCATGATGAATATTATGGAGACAGTATTAAAATTGGCCTGCGGTACCACCCTAAAAAAGATGAAAAACTTGAGTACTATTCTCCAGATAAAGACAATGATGATGCAGTCACATTAGCTATAAATGTAAAAAAAATACGGCCATATCATTTCAGCGGTATTGGAGGATTTTCATCAGCCCAAACTGAAGCCATAAGAACAATCTATAACAAATATAAGTCAAATTGGATAACTAAAATTGCTAAAGGAATAGATAGAGATGTCCTGAAGGAAATGGGAGTTCATGAAGGGACTGCTGAAGTTTTAAAAAGAAAAATTGAAACAAAATTAGGTGTATATTCTGTTGATATTGATGAGGATAATCCTGCAATGGGTAAAAAATGCATATTCAATAGTAATTTGTTTGTCGGCGGCGACTATGGATTATCAACGGTAGAAGATATTGTTGGGGCATTAGAAGATGAAAAAGTTGTTATTATCGACAGCTCAAAATTAAGTGACTTTGAAGAACTGTTCATAGGTAGTATCATAACCAGCAATATATTTAATAAATACAAAAGATACAATTCTAAAGAATTAAATAATAAACCCGTTATCAGTATTGTAATCGAGGAAGCACCGCGAGTTTTGGGCCAGGATGCAATAGAAAGTCACGGTGGAAATATTTACGGCACAATTGCTAGAGAAGGCAGAAAGTTCAAAATAGGTTTGATTGCAATTACTCAATTATCCAGTGTTATTCCTAGAGCGATTTTAGCCAACATGAATACCAAAATTATTTTAGGAAATGAAATGTCACCGGAGAGATCAGCAATAATTAACAGTGCATCCCAGGATTTATCAGACGATGAAAGAATTATTGCCAGCCTGGATAAAGGTGAAGCTATCGTCAGTAGCGTTTTTACCAGATTTGCCATTCCTATTTATACTCCTGAATTTAAAAAATATGTTAAAGAATATTTAGATGAAATACCTCAAGACAAAACAAAAGACCTTAAAACTATGGTCATAGGTTGA
- a CDS encoding DASS family sodium-coupled anion symporter, which yields MNLKVLGFPLAILLFIVMMLIPTPGLGYAGHAALALLIFAIIMWVTEALHLAVTSLLLLFVQPLIGVTDFNSAVVGFANGIIFLMIGGFIIAEAIRKSGLAQRFTFTLLNKLGTTPDRSLFVVVFSTGILSAFIENVVAYAMLLPIIKEIIPFMGVNDPEKGGSNFAKAMVIGGSFGSLAGGFGTEIGTAPNLMAAAYTHIPFVNWMIFGFPLAIILLFIIWKWLGIVFKPEVKGIVGGMETITAKMVELGPMSRMEKFTLGILLFTILLWVTTNYTGINSYSVALIGAVLLFAFRVIDWQDAQNGVDWGLIIFFGGALSLGAALLNTGAANWLVQVIIGLVGRNASTLLIMIVLMIIAVTITQVMSNIALSAILIPLSVTLAQAQGQPIGIYAVPVAIACSLSFMLPMADPTVAMAYGTKYINIKEIFKAGVPLIVIGIILTIIDILVLAIPLNII from the coding sequence ATAAATTTAAAGGTTTTAGGATTTCCATTAGCTATATTATTATTTATAGTCATGATGCTTATTCCTACACCAGGTTTAGGTTATGCAGGGCATGCAGCACTTGCACTCTTGATCTTCGCCATAATTATGTGGGTCACTGAAGCACTACACTTAGCAGTTACATCGTTACTACTGCTTTTTGTTCAGCCATTAATTGGTGTTACTGATTTTAACAGTGCCGTCGTGGGATTTGCCAACGGTATTATCTTCCTGATGATTGGAGGATTCATTATAGCAGAAGCTATACGTAAAAGTGGACTTGCACAGCGTTTCACGTTCACATTGCTTAACAAATTAGGTACTACTCCTGATAGAAGTCTTTTTGTAGTTGTTTTCTCAACTGGAATTCTTTCAGCGTTTATTGAGAATGTAGTAGCATATGCAATGCTGCTTCCAATTATAAAAGAGATTATACCTTTTATGGGTGTAAATGACCCTGAAAAAGGTGGTAGTAATTTTGCCAAAGCCATGGTTATCGGAGGATCCTTCGGTTCACTGGCAGGTGGATTCGGTACAGAAATAGGAACCGCACCCAACCTGATGGCCGCAGCATACACTCATATTCCCTTTGTAAACTGGATGATCTTTGGATTCCCACTTGCAATAATCCTTCTATTTATAATCTGGAAGTGGTTGGGCATTGTATTCAAACCAGAAGTCAAAGGTATTGTAGGTGGAATGGAGACTATTACTGCTAAAATGGTAGAATTAGGTCCTATGAGCCGAATGGAGAAATTCACTCTTGGAATATTATTGTTCACCATATTATTATGGGTTACAACAAACTACACTGGAATTAACAGTTATTCAGTTGCATTAATCGGTGCAGTGCTTCTATTTGCATTTAGAGTAATCGACTGGCAGGACGCGCAAAACGGTGTAGACTGGGGACTCATAATATTCTTTGGAGGAGCATTGTCCTTAGGAGCAGCACTACTAAACACAGGAGCAGCAAACTGGCTAGTACAAGTTATTATAGGCTTAGTGGGCCGTAACGCATCAACACTACTCATTATGATCGTGCTCATGATCATAGCAGTTACAATAACTCAGGTAATGTCTAACATCGCACTATCTGCGATTTTGATACCGCTATCAGTAACTTTAGCACAGGCACAGGGACAACCAATCGGAATTTACGCAGTACCAGTAGCAATAGCATGTAGTTTATCCTTCATGCTTCCAATGGCCGACCCAACAGTTGCAATGGCATACGGAACCAAGTATATCAACATTAAAGAAATATTTAAAGCAGGAGTACCTCTGATTGTAATCGGAATCATCCTGACTATAATTGATATTCTGGTATTGGCCATACCATTAAACATAATATGA
- a CDS encoding FAD-dependent oxidoreductase — MKKSKDLKNMGELKSFWIIDTPYTNFNPLEKELSVDVAILGAGIVGITSALLLKEAGLSVALIEAERVIKDVTANTTAKVTAAHNIIYSNLESHFGKDGARIYAEANQKSIDKIESIIKERNIDCDFRRLPCYIYSENPDERDMLKKEAKAAADAGLQATYVESSPLPFEIAGAVQYENQAEFHPRKYLLNLIDSIPGDGSYIFENTRALNVKEGDINEVITDKGSIKAKNVIVATHFPIYDPRRLYSKMYPNMSYALGLYLNEPFPKGMYVSTQPTVTYRSSPSDKGDIVIVSGANHKVGHELDTAESYRKLEKHARDHFDVKSIDYHWSTQDNITLDNVPYIGKIESKSKGVYVATGFMKWGMTNGTVSALIISDLILGNENKWSSFFDPSRSMPKLESTKEFIETNVDVFKELIGGKVSRPSSMDLSMLKEGEGSILTVKGKKAAVSRDENGKIHILSPACVHLGCQVVWNTAEKTWDCPCHGSRYRYDGKVIHAPALGDLPEYEDLEK, encoded by the coding sequence ATGAAAAAAAGTAAAGATCTTAAAAATATGGGAGAACTAAAATCATTCTGGATTATAGATACTCCCTATACTAATTTTAATCCATTAGAAAAAGAATTATCCGTTGATGTAGCAATTTTAGGTGCCGGTATTGTTGGAATTACATCTGCATTACTTTTAAAAGAAGCAGGATTATCAGTAGCATTAATTGAAGCCGAACGGGTTATCAAAGATGTAACTGCAAATACAACAGCAAAAGTCACTGCTGCCCACAACATCATATATTCTAATCTTGAATCTCACTTTGGTAAAGATGGAGCACGTATTTACGCAGAAGCTAATCAAAAATCTATAGATAAAATTGAGTCCATTATAAAAGAAAGAAATATAGACTGTGATTTCAGGCGCTTACCATGTTATATTTACAGTGAAAATCCAGATGAAAGAGATATGCTTAAAAAAGAAGCTAAAGCTGCAGCAGATGCAGGACTCCAAGCCACATATGTTGAATCTTCACCACTACCCTTCGAAATAGCAGGAGCTGTCCAGTATGAAAATCAGGCAGAGTTTCACCCAAGAAAATACCTTCTGAATTTAATTGACAGTATTCCCGGTGATGGCAGCTATATATTTGAAAATACAAGGGCACTTAATGTGAAAGAGGGTGATATTAATGAAGTTATTACAGATAAAGGCTCAATTAAAGCTAAAAATGTAATAGTTGCAACACATTTTCCAATTTACGACCCACGTCGTTTATATTCTAAGATGTATCCAAACATGTCCTATGCTCTGGGCCTTTACTTAAATGAACCATTTCCTAAAGGCATGTATGTGAGCACACAGCCAACTGTGACTTACCGTTCTTCCCCATCAGATAAAGGAGATATTGTTATAGTGAGCGGAGCAAACCACAAGGTAGGACATGAACTTGATACAGCAGAATCTTACAGAAAATTAGAAAAACATGCCCGTGATCACTTTGATGTTAAATCAATTGATTACCACTGGTCTACACAGGACAACATCACCCTAGATAATGTCCCCTATATTGGCAAAATAGAATCTAAGTCAAAAGGAGTTTATGTAGCGACTGGATTTATGAAGTGGGGAATGACAAATGGAACAGTTTCAGCCCTGATTATCTCTGATTTAATTTTAGGGAATGAAAATAAATGGAGTTCATTCTTTGACCCATCTAGATCAATGCCCAAACTTGAATCTACAAAAGAATTCATTGAGACCAATGTAGACGTTTTTAAAGAGCTAATTGGAGGTAAAGTGTCAAGACCAAGTTCTATGGATCTATCCATGTTGAAAGAGGGAGAAGGAAGCATATTAACTGTTAAAGGCAAAAAAGCAGCAGTTTCAAGGGATGAAAATGGTAAAATTCATATTTTATCTCCGGCATGCGTACATTTAGGCTGTCAGGTAGTCTGGAATACAGCCGAAAAGACGTGGGATTGCCCATGCCACGGTTCGCGTTACAGATATGATGGAAAAGTTATCCACGCACCTGCACTGGGAGATCTCCCAGAATACGAAGATTTAGAAAAATAG
- a CDS encoding DNA double-strand break repair nuclease NurA, translating into MKSIKEIAEILSADLSERELGNPHFNSEYKSCPLNKKYFHEINFATKDRKIAFVDGGNQELLPSPVSSVQLNRVYFSIFKNNKRVPIKSGIPQRIEFLSYTSSQLKGDDINFETKIRPVKDKFSPYLPDERDLQANARKENVEAGTQVGMDRMASMARRFAEWKITGHVIESELEPGDIIVRDGSLQTGHQREYKYEEDVFRKAMDNDVIITGLSKTCRLATDTRVSLIDSIQRLADDTEIKYDKWCYYPVAWSKDTNREHKAVIMVVKLNKHAHTAFRFEIFKEQAETMSDKEICELVSCIADNSKDIKVPGYPYGLIDADLWARVKNEEMEGYKAKLYSELSRMGTWKQVNPLIKIVNTHEKLDGQ; encoded by the coding sequence ATGAAGAGTATAAAAGAAATTGCTGAAATTTTGAGTGCAGATTTATCGGAAAGGGAATTAGGAAATCCTCATTTTAATTCTGAGTATAAGTCATGTCCCCTAAATAAGAAATATTTTCATGAAATTAATTTTGCTACAAAAGACAGGAAAATTGCATTCGTTGACGGAGGTAATCAAGAATTGCTGCCATCTCCTGTATCATCAGTACAACTAAACCGTGTTTACTTTAGTATATTTAAAAATAATAAAAGAGTTCCAATTAAATCAGGAATTCCCCAAAGAATAGAATTTCTTTCTTACACCTCTTCCCAGTTAAAAGGCGACGATATTAATTTTGAAACAAAAATAAGACCAGTAAAAGATAAATTCAGCCCATATTTACCTGATGAAAGAGATCTCCAAGCAAATGCCCGTAAAGAAAATGTGGAAGCCGGAACACAAGTTGGGATGGATAGAATGGCATCCATGGCCCGAAGATTTGCCGAATGGAAAATTACAGGACATGTTATAGAGTCAGAACTAGAACCCGGAGATATTATTGTAAGAGATGGGTCTCTTCAAACTGGCCATCAAAGAGAATATAAATATGAAGAAGATGTTTTTAGAAAAGCAATGGACAATGATGTAATTATCACAGGTTTATCTAAAACATGCAGGTTAGCTACTGATACCCGAGTTTCACTTATTGATTCTATTCAAAGGCTAGCAGATGACACGGAAATTAAATATGATAAATGGTGTTATTACCCCGTTGCATGGAGCAAAGATACTAACCGTGAGCATAAAGCTGTAATTATGGTCGTAAAATTAAATAAACATGCCCACACTGCATTTAGGTTTGAAATATTCAAAGAACAAGCTGAAACTATGAGTGATAAGGAAATATGTGAACTAGTTTCATGCATTGCAGATAATTCTAAAGATATTAAAGTACCAGGATATCCATACGGGCTTATTGATGCAGATTTATGGGCTAGAGTTAAGAATGAAGAAATGGAAGGTTATAAAGCAAAATTGTACTCTGAACTTTCAAGAATGGGGACCTGGAAACAGGTTAATCCACTGATCAAAATTGTAAATACACATGAAAAATTAGATGGGCAGTAA
- a CDS encoding metallophosphoesterase family protein, which produces MYKFAHVADCHLGAQKYSELKELEIKAFNTCLDTCIKEKVDFIIIAGDLFHSNLPDMSVVKQAVGKLKEVADKGIPVYINYGSHDFSPNETSIIDVITESGLLKKLFNGYVVENELGEEKLKLKFITDKKTGAKLTGISGRKMGLDDAYYNMLDKKSLEDEDGFKIFVFHTSIKNLLPDFLSKMDGIDIKRLPKDFDYYAGGHIHQKICETQLEGYNVITYPGPPFAGYPRDLEISAKGEKRGFFIVEFDEKIKSVNFCEDKNFYELDLAKYDFLSFKADDKNSNQLYDEILEKIRQHDVNEKIIILKVKGELAGGKTSDINFHEIRRILKEAGALHVSINHHGLVSKEFTKIRVKGETTEEIEENLLLENIRNIEVGQEELNTKEGAKLAVNLLKALRKSPKPNEKKSDYKNRILSESLEILDLERQ; this is translated from the coding sequence ATGTACAAATTTGCTCACGTTGCAGACTGCCATTTAGGAGCTCAAAAATATTCTGAATTAAAAGAATTAGAAATTAAAGCTTTCAATACATGTTTAGATACATGTATAAAAGAAAAAGTTGATTTTATTATCATCGCAGGGGATTTATTTCATTCGAATCTCCCAGACATGAGTGTTGTCAAACAGGCCGTTGGAAAATTAAAGGAAGTGGCAGACAAAGGAATTCCAGTTTATATTAATTACGGCAGCCATGATTTCAGCCCCAATGAAACTTCAATCATCGATGTAATTACTGAAAGCGGCTTACTAAAAAAGTTATTCAACGGTTACGTTGTTGAAAATGAACTTGGAGAAGAAAAACTAAAATTGAAGTTCATCACGGATAAAAAAACAGGGGCTAAATTAACAGGAATATCAGGGCGAAAAATGGGATTAGATGATGCCTATTACAATATGCTGGATAAAAAGAGCCTAGAAGATGAAGACGGCTTTAAAATTTTCGTCTTTCATACATCCATTAAAAATTTACTTCCTGATTTTTTATCTAAAATGGATGGAATTGACATTAAAAGGCTGCCCAAGGATTTTGATTACTATGCTGGGGGGCACATACACCAGAAAATATGCGAAACCCAATTAGAAGGTTACAATGTCATTACTTATCCTGGGCCTCCTTTTGCTGGTTATCCTCGAGATTTAGAAATAAGCGCAAAGGGTGAAAAAAGAGGATTTTTCATTGTTGAATTTGATGAAAAGATTAAAAGCGTTAATTTCTGTGAAGATAAAAATTTTTACGAATTAGATCTAGCCAAATATGATTTTTTATCATTTAAGGCAGATGATAAAAACTCAAACCAGCTCTACGATGAAATTTTAGAAAAAATAAGACAGCACGATGTTAATGAAAAAATAATTATCCTAAAAGTAAAGGGAGAATTAGCTGGAGGCAAAACATCCGATATCAATTTCCATGAAATAAGGAGAATTCTTAAGGAAGCAGGAGCATTACACGTAAGTATTAACCATCACGGGCTTGTTTCAAAGGAATTTACAAAAATCCGTGTTAAAGGAGAAACCACTGAGGAAATAGAGGAAAATTTACTTTTAGAAAATATACGCAACATAGAAGTGGGTCAAGAAGAACTTAATACAAAAGAAGGGGCCAAACTTGCTGTTAATTTATTAAAAGCACTGCGAAAAAGCCCTAAACCTAATGAAAAGAAATCAGATTATAAAAACAGGATTCTGAGCGAATCATTAGAAATACTGGATTTAGAGAGGCAATAA